One Hyphomicrobium album genomic window carries:
- a CDS encoding porin has product MRGGVTKAGWLSILAVGGLALGSAAAQAADLGGDCCGDLEERISELEATTARKGNRKVSLTISGWVNEAAFFWDDGTEQNVYVGTNSLEQSRFKFAGEATIADGWSAGYTVEVGIVGNSSGAWTQDSDKTGSNTFTLRKSNWWVKSKTYGKLTVGLEGSSTYHLLDDADGANTRNYSDAEAAGVAMGGFFVRNSAGALTGLSWGDVMRGFNNKTPGQDGRRNIVRYDSPEFAGFVASASWGEDDLWDTSLTYKGEFNGIKLLGKVGYGESTDPVASNCGGSPVNFKCTWWGAAGTAMHTPTGLYLYAGYGEQKIDSLPGVADDTSTTWFLQPGIERKWHDIGKTTIFAEYRKDDPGANVSTANVLTTRGADLTFWAGGVVQNIEAAAMDLYVIYRHAEGDYTNTAGAKVEIDDFDMVISGARIQF; this is encoded by the coding sequence ATGCGTGGGGGAGTAACGAAGGCAGGATGGCTATCCATCCTCGCCGTAGGCGGATTGGCGCTCGGTAGCGCAGCCGCGCAGGCCGCCGATCTCGGCGGCGACTGCTGCGGGGATCTGGAAGAGCGGATTTCCGAGCTGGAGGCGACGACCGCCCGCAAGGGCAACCGCAAAGTCAGCCTGACGATCTCGGGCTGGGTCAATGAGGCCGCGTTCTTCTGGGACGACGGCACCGAGCAGAACGTCTACGTCGGCACGAACAGCCTGGAGCAGTCGCGCTTCAAGTTCGCCGGTGAAGCCACCATCGCCGATGGTTGGTCGGCCGGCTACACCGTCGAGGTTGGCATCGTTGGCAACTCGTCGGGCGCTTGGACCCAGGATAGCGACAAGACCGGCTCCAACACTTTCACCCTCCGCAAGAGCAACTGGTGGGTGAAGAGCAAGACCTACGGCAAGCTGACGGTCGGCCTCGAGGGCAGCTCGACTTATCACCTGCTCGACGATGCCGACGGGGCCAACACGCGCAACTACTCCGACGCGGAAGCGGCCGGCGTGGCAATGGGCGGCTTCTTCGTCCGCAACTCGGCCGGCGCTCTGACGGGTTTGAGCTGGGGCGACGTGATGCGCGGCTTCAACAACAAGACGCCGGGCCAAGATGGCCGCCGCAACATCGTGCGCTACGACTCGCCGGAGTTCGCCGGCTTCGTTGCCTCGGCCTCGTGGGGTGAGGATGACCTTTGGGACACCTCGCTGACGTACAAGGGCGAGTTCAACGGCATCAAGCTGCTCGGCAAGGTCGGCTACGGCGAGAGCACCGATCCTGTGGCGAGCAATTGCGGCGGTTCCCCGGTCAACTTCAAGTGCACCTGGTGGGGCGCTGCCGGCACGGCGATGCATACCCCGACCGGCCTCTACCTCTATGCCGGTTATGGCGAGCAGAAAATCGACTCGCTGCCCGGTGTCGCCGACGACACCAGCACGACGTGGTTCCTGCAGCCGGGTATCGAGCGCAAGTGGCACGACATCGGCAAGACCACGATCTTCGCCGAGTACCGCAAGGACGACCCAGGCGCGAACGTCTCGACCGCCAATGTCCTGACCACGCGCGGCGCCGACCTCACGTTCTGGGCCGGTGGCGTCGTGCAGAACATCGAGGCCGCCGCGATGGACCTCTATGTCATCTACCGCCACGCCGAGGGCGACTACACCAACACGGCGGGCGCCAAGGTCGAGATCGACGACTTCGACATGGTGATCAGCGGCGCGCGCATCCAGTTCTGA
- a CDS encoding serine integrase family protein gives MLKKVGTDLQPAMAFLRRGYGVAQRSAISAFAVASGFEIVSELSMALDAASETSSPVLTLANITSLFVRIDLDHVRAVIVSTATLFSEQSIDRIIGYERLRERGVELIAADAPDAFAQESDAHRDVLQVLATTAQFDAAAASAATRSVSVARRARTGKPHRKTYAELHPEATLMAKRLYQSSKASGERITLRGISAQLAESGYVDQHDSAFHPEVIRRMLNGNWPRNRKPE, from the coding sequence ATGCTCAAGAAAGTAGGTACCGATCTACAGCCTGCTATGGCGTTTTTGCGTCGCGGCTACGGCGTCGCCCAGCGCAGCGCTATCAGCGCTTTTGCGGTGGCCTCTGGTTTTGAAATAGTCTCAGAATTAAGTATGGCTTTGGACGCCGCTTCCGAAACGTCTTCTCCCGTATTGACGCTCGCCAATATAACTTCGCTTTTTGTCCGCATTGATTTGGACCATGTGCGCGCCGTCATCGTCAGCACGGCGACCCTTTTCTCCGAACAATCGATCGATCGAATCATCGGTTACGAGCGGCTGCGCGAGCGCGGCGTCGAGCTGATCGCCGCCGACGCCCCTGACGCCTTCGCGCAGGAATCTGATGCCCACCGAGACGTGCTACAAGTACTTGCAACAACTGCACAATTTGACGCCGCCGCAGCTTCCGCGGCGACCCGTTCGGTGAGCGTTGCGCGCCGCGCCCGCACCGGCAAGCCGCACCGCAAGACCTACGCCGAGCTGCACCCCGAAGCGACGCTGATGGCGAAGCGGCTTTATCAGTCGAGCAAAGCGAGCGGCGAAAGAATTACGCTGCGCGGAATAAGCGCGCAGCTCGCCGAAAGCGGATATGTGGATCAGCATGATTCTGCGTTTCATCCGGAAGTGATCCGCCGCATGCTCAATGGAAATTGGCCGCGTAATCGCAAGCCGGAATAG
- a CDS encoding ArsR/SmtB family transcription factor — translation MGYRLEKPNPHDVLFRTLSDPTRRAIFERLCRDGEQTVGALTARAGVSQPAVSKHLGVLKQAGLVRDRHEGRQTHYSAQLSALAPLIDWTSQMAGFWESRFDDLEDLLKRMDQ, via the coding sequence ATGGGTTATCGATTGGAAAAGCCAAATCCCCACGACGTGCTCTTCAGAACGCTCTCCGATCCGACTCGGCGGGCCATCTTCGAGCGGTTGTGCCGCGACGGTGAGCAGACCGTCGGGGCCCTGACGGCCCGGGCCGGCGTCTCGCAGCCCGCTGTCTCAAAGCATCTCGGCGTTCTGAAGCAGGCCGGGCTGGTGCGCGACCGCCACGAAGGTCGCCAGACCCATTACAGCGCGCAGCTCAGTGCCTTGGCCCCGCTGATCGACTGGACAAGCCAGATGGCCGGGTTCTGGGAGAGCCGGTTCGACGACCTCGAAGACCTGCTGAAGAGAATGGACCAATGA
- the purM gene encoding phosphoribosylformylglycinamidine cyclo-ligase translates to MTEPDRERNPAITYRDAGVDIDAGNRLVELIKPLARATRRPGADTDLGGFGGLFDLKGAGFRDPILVSATDGVGTKLKIAIDTGRHATIGIDLVAMCVNDLVVQGAEPLFFLDYFACGKLDVEIARAVVAGIADGCREAGCALIGGETAEMPGMYQPGDYDLAGFAVGAVERGEILPRGDIVVGDVLIGLASSGVHSNGYSLVRRLVKESGLSWEAPAPFEPGQSVAQALLAPTRIYVKPLLAAIEAVGGTEGAVKALAHITGGGLSENVPRVLPETVAARIDLTSFSALPVFGWLAQTGRLPDAEMLKTFNCGIGMVMVVAKSEAQSVVRTLQEAGEAPFLIGEIVPPGGERSEAKGRGNAWAVQYTGALRFG, encoded by the coding sequence ATGACAGAGCCTGATCGGGAACGCAACCCGGCCATCACCTACCGCGACGCCGGCGTCGATATCGACGCGGGGAACCGGCTGGTCGAGCTCATTAAGCCTCTGGCGCGGGCCACTCGCCGGCCGGGGGCCGACACCGATCTCGGCGGCTTCGGCGGGCTGTTCGACCTCAAAGGCGCGGGTTTCCGCGATCCGATCCTCGTTTCCGCCACCGACGGCGTCGGCACCAAGCTCAAGATCGCCATAGACACCGGCCGGCACGCCACTATCGGCATCGACCTCGTCGCCATGTGCGTGAACGACCTGGTGGTGCAGGGCGCGGAGCCACTGTTTTTCCTAGACTATTTCGCCTGCGGAAAACTCGACGTGGAGATCGCCCGGGCGGTCGTCGCCGGCATCGCCGACGGCTGCCGCGAGGCGGGCTGCGCGCTGATCGGCGGGGAGACGGCCGAGATGCCCGGCATGTACCAGCCAGGCGATTACGACCTCGCCGGCTTTGCCGTCGGCGCCGTGGAGCGCGGCGAGATCCTGCCGCGCGGCGACATCGTCGTCGGCGACGTGCTGATCGGCCTGGCGTCCTCGGGCGTGCACTCGAACGGCTATTCCCTGGTGCGCCGCCTCGTCAAAGAGAGCGGGCTTTCCTGGGAGGCACCGGCACCGTTCGAGCCCGGCCAGAGCGTGGCCCAGGCGCTGCTTGCCCCGACGCGCATTTATGTGAAACCGCTGCTGGCGGCGATCGAGGCGGTAGGCGGAACCGAAGGCGCCGTGAAGGCGCTGGCGCACATCACGGGCGGCGGTCTCTCGGAGAACGTGCCGCGCGTGCTGCCGGAAACCGTCGCAGCGCGCATCGATCTCACCTCCTTCTCGGCGCTGCCGGTGTTCGGCTGGCTGGCGCAGACTGGACGGCTCCCCGATGCGGAGATGCTGAAGACATTCAACTGCGGCATCGGCATGGTCATGGTCGTGGCCAAGTCGGAGGCCCAGTCCGTCGTGCGGACGCTGCAGGAAGCGGGCGAAGCGCCCTTCCTCATCGGCGAGATCGTACCGCCCGGCGGCGAGCGGTCGGAGGCCAAGGGCCGCGGCAACGCCTGGGCGGTCCAGTACACGGGCGCCTTGCGCTTCGGCTGA
- a CDS encoding AI-2E family transporter → MRVERQVLFWLAAALMLILLVALLRGVILPFVAGIVIAYFLNPAADRLTQWGLPRGVASAVIVAAFGALITAALIFLVPLLLTQAQQFAVALPDEISRLRALVEAWARDQLGTHYPDFEAGLDRTSQTLTDNMANLAGFVAGSLWSQGRALFDFLSLLLVAPLVVFYVLIDWHPMLAKIDSWLPRAHASTIRRLAAEVNDAVSAFIRGQGTVCFILAIYYALALGAMGLRYGLLVGLATGLMSFVPFVGWALGLITATIIAIVQFWPEAVPILTVIGIFAGAQVLDAGFLSPNIVGSKIGLHPVWLIFSLFVFSYLFGFVGVLVAVPIAAAIGVLVRFALNIYLASPLYSGIESAAPAPVLPTAPASLPASQNSVSP, encoded by the coding sequence ATGCGCGTGGAACGTCAGGTGCTGTTCTGGCTGGCAGCCGCGCTCATGCTCATACTTCTCGTGGCGCTCCTGCGCGGCGTGATCCTGCCGTTCGTCGCCGGCATCGTCATCGCCTACTTCCTCAACCCCGCCGCCGACCGGCTGACGCAATGGGGATTGCCGCGCGGCGTCGCCTCCGCGGTGATCGTTGCCGCCTTCGGTGCGCTGATCACGGCCGCCCTCATCTTCCTCGTGCCGCTGCTGCTCACCCAGGCGCAGCAGTTCGCTGTCGCCCTGCCGGACGAGATCTCGCGCCTGCGGGCACTCGTCGAGGCGTGGGCGCGTGACCAGCTCGGCACGCATTACCCCGATTTCGAGGCCGGTCTCGACCGCACCTCGCAGACGCTGACCGACAACATGGCGAACCTCGCCGGGTTCGTCGCCGGCTCCCTCTGGAGCCAGGGACGGGCGCTCTTCGATTTCCTGTCGCTGCTGCTGGTCGCGCCGCTCGTCGTTTTCTACGTGCTGATCGATTGGCATCCGATGCTGGCCAAGATTGACAGCTGGCTGCCGCGCGCGCATGCGTCGACCATCCGCCGCCTCGCCGCGGAAGTGAACGATGCGGTCTCCGCCTTCATTCGCGGCCAAGGCACCGTCTGCTTCATCCTCGCCATCTATTACGCGCTCGCGCTGGGCGCCATGGGGCTGCGCTACGGCCTGCTCGTCGGGCTCGCGACCGGCCTCATGAGCTTCGTGCCCTTCGTCGGCTGGGCGCTGGGCTTGATCACCGCGACCATCATCGCCATCGTCCAATTCTGGCCCGAGGCCGTGCCGATCCTCACCGTGATCGGCATTTTCGCCGGCGCCCAGGTGCTGGATGCCGGCTTCCTCAGCCCCAACATCGTCGGCTCAAAGATCGGCCTGCACCCCGTGTGGCTGATCTTCTCGCTGTTCGTGTTCAGCTACCTGTTCGGCTTCGTCGGCGTGCTCGTTGCCGTGCCAATCGCCGCGGCGATTGGCGTGCTCGTGCGCTTCGCGCTCAACATCTATCTCGCGAGCCCGCTCTATAGCGGCATCGAGTCTGCGGCACCGGCGCCGGTTCTGCCCACAGCGCCGGCGTCGCTACCGGCGTCGCAGAATTCAGTTTCGCCGTAA
- a CDS encoding DUF2066 domain-containing protein — protein MRPVRPNFFHAILAAAVFGPVGPALAANDDVFTVGNYPVDAQAANAVDAKKQALADGQQSAFRSLLKRLVPVTDYDRLKRLSALKASGFLEGVSVRSERNSSTRYIASLDFSFRADSVRSVLQQEGIPFIEDQAREIVVVPVVRNPDGSIEAGAASRAWNSAWKSLDQEHTLAPFSLQAVKGAINADTLKQAAEGGGGAERTLAAEYGSPYVVLAIAEPDPAAKRLNVTLYGIDGVGGLSLKRSYRVYDGDTAYSMELAAVVGLGVLEGRWKAQKAPPLAASSYSPAYSSANSGGGTAVAMRAQYQSLAEWSEMRRQLLDLPGVEDVRIETESARGADLTLRYPGGARELASALYGRGLALENGTDRLILRSAN, from the coding sequence GTGCGGCCGGTTCGACCCAATTTTTTCCACGCCATTCTGGCCGCCGCCGTGTTCGGCCCCGTTGGCCCCGCCCTGGCGGCCAATGACGACGTGTTCACCGTTGGCAACTATCCGGTCGATGCCCAGGCCGCCAACGCCGTCGACGCCAAGAAGCAGGCGCTTGCCGATGGCCAGCAATCCGCATTCCGCTCGCTCCTGAAGCGGCTGGTGCCCGTCACCGACTACGACCGCCTGAAGCGGCTATCGGCGCTCAAGGCCTCGGGCTTCCTCGAAGGCGTCTCGGTCCGCTCGGAGCGCAACTCGTCGACCCGCTATATCGCCAGTCTCGACTTCTCCTTCCGCGCCGACAGCGTGCGCTCCGTCCTGCAGCAGGAAGGCATACCCTTCATCGAGGACCAGGCGCGCGAGATCGTCGTCGTTCCCGTCGTGCGCAATCCCGACGGCTCGATCGAGGCCGGTGCTGCATCGCGCGCCTGGAATTCCGCCTGGAAGAGCCTCGACCAGGAGCACACGCTCGCCCCGTTCAGCCTCCAGGCTGTCAAAGGTGCGATCAACGCCGACACGTTGAAGCAGGCGGCCGAAGGGGGCGGCGGAGCGGAGCGCACTCTCGCCGCTGAGTACGGCTCGCCCTATGTCGTCCTCGCCATCGCCGAACCCGACCCGGCGGCCAAGCGCCTCAATGTGACGCTCTACGGCATCGACGGCGTCGGCGGGTTGTCGCTCAAGCGCAGCTATCGCGTCTACGACGGCGACACCGCCTATTCGATGGAGCTCGCCGCCGTCGTCGGCCTCGGCGTACTCGAGGGCCGCTGGAAGGCGCAGAAGGCGCCGCCGCTCGCCGCGTCGTCCTATTCCCCCGCTTACTCCTCGGCCAATTCCGGTGGCGGCACCGCGGTCGCGATGCGGGCGCAGTACCAAAGCCTCGCCGAATGGAGCGAGATGCGCCGCCAGCTCCTCGACCTGCCGGGCGTCGAGGACGTCCGTATCGAGACGGAATCGGCCCGCGGCGCCGATCTGACCCTCCGCTACCCCGGCGGCGCGCGCGAGCTCGCCTCGGCCCTTTACGGGCGCGGTCTGGCACTTGAGAATGGGACCGACCGGCTCATTCTTCGTTCGGCCAACTAG
- a CDS encoding cytochrome P450, which translates to MTATAKQPAPDTSAPAHTQGLGDESSIWFKLTPLLKGGLDNPLHIIMQMAERYGPVIPINLANQRIVLLSEPEHFKHVLVTKADAYIKYFDGLKPIFGKSMITNDGALWQKIRMPQQPAFHPDMFAEYIPYFLAAIRTKMDMWSDVAKSGETIEMVEQTWTLAADMICKALFDRDMPFNPHFVFKCVKTYTDVMNHKEIRLKRQAGEIFEITEEDAAKAMEVWASVPPAVFGAEPREERERTLLKMIEAAVNDPNMPEFDQQQAIDELKQYLWAGTETTALTLAWALYETARHPEAAERIRKEGEQVYGDREPTAADYSALAYTRAVIQETMRIYPPIWGLIRVANEHDVIGDKEIRPGDRVVLFAYGAHHNPRFWEAPEEFRPERWMAGAAKKQVKYSYLPFGGGKRSCIGGAMSQVENTLALSLLLRRFRPEYVGTDPAGINATVTLTPKGGLKFKIRELS; encoded by the coding sequence ATGACCGCGACGGCAAAGCAGCCCGCACCGGATACCTCGGCGCCAGCCCATACTCAGGGCCTAGGCGACGAATCGAGCATCTGGTTCAAGCTCACCCCTCTCTTGAAGGGCGGGCTCGACAATCCGTTGCATATCATCATGCAGATGGCCGAGCGCTACGGCCCGGTCATCCCCATCAATCTCGCCAACCAGCGGATCGTGCTCCTGTCGGAGCCCGAGCACTTCAAGCACGTGCTGGTCACCAAGGCTGACGCCTACATCAAGTATTTCGACGGCCTGAAGCCGATCTTCGGCAAGTCGATGATCACCAACGACGGCGCGCTGTGGCAGAAGATCCGCATGCCGCAGCAGCCGGCGTTCCACCCCGACATGTTCGCCGAGTACATCCCGTACTTCCTGGCGGCCATCCGCACCAAGATGGACATGTGGTCGGACGTGGCGAAGTCGGGCGAGACCATCGAGATGGTCGAGCAGACGTGGACGCTCGCCGCCGACATGATCTGCAAGGCGCTGTTCGACCGCGACATGCCCTTCAATCCGCACTTCGTCTTCAAGTGCGTGAAGACCTACACCGACGTGATGAATCACAAGGAGATCCGCCTCAAGAGGCAGGCCGGCGAGATCTTCGAGATCACCGAGGAGGATGCCGCCAAGGCGATGGAGGTGTGGGCCAGCGTGCCGCCCGCCGTCTTCGGCGCCGAGCCGCGCGAGGAGCGCGAGCGCACCCTGCTCAAGATGATCGAGGCTGCGGTCAACGATCCGAACATGCCGGAGTTCGACCAGCAGCAGGCCATCGACGAGCTGAAGCAATATCTGTGGGCCGGCACCGAGACGACGGCGCTGACCCTGGCCTGGGCGCTGTACGAGACGGCTCGCCACCCGGAAGCCGCCGAGCGCATCCGCAAGGAAGGCGAGCAGGTATACGGCGACCGCGAGCCGACTGCCGCCGACTATTCCGCCCTCGCCTACACGCGCGCCGTCATTCAGGAGACGATGCGAATCTATCCGCCGATCTGGGGCCTGATCCGCGTCGCCAACGAGCACGACGTGATCGGCGACAAGGAAATCCGCCCCGGCGACCGCGTGGTGCTGTTCGCCTATGGCGCGCACCACAACCCGCGCTTCTGGGAGGCGCCGGAGGAGTTCCGCCCCGAGCGCTGGATGGCCGGCGCAGCAAAGAAGCAGGTGAAGTACTCCTACCTGCCGTTCGGCGGCGGAAAGCGCTCCTGCATCGGCGGCGCCATGAGCCAGGTCGAGAACACCCTCGCCCTGTCGCTGCTCCTGCGCCGCTTCCGTCCCGAGTACGTCGGCACCGATCCGGCGGGCATCAATGCCACCGTGACACTGACGCCCAAGGGCGGCCTCAAGTTCAAGATCCGCGAGCTGAGCTAG
- a CDS encoding DUF1624 domain-containing protein has translation MSVKYEALRAPWPLTLPARPALDTATNARPRLDSIDLLRGLVMVLMALDHTRDFFGASGMNPRDVADPALFLTRWITHYCAPIFILLAGTSAYLYGARGRSTAEISRFLITRGFWLMVLEFTVVRLGWTFDTGLDFFVTQVIWAIGASMVVLAGLVWLPRAAIGAIGIAMIVGHNAFDGVTASDIGMHGWIWNFLHEPKLLTLAPGSQLYALYPLIPWAGVMAAGYALGPVFLLDAKVRRRLLLDLGAAITVAFVVLRLSNVYGDPAPWAVQDTTLSTALSVLNVEKYPPSLLYLMMTLGPALMLLALFERARGDLAQWITTFGRVPLLYYVAHIFLIHAAAVVLALVVIGDAAWLLGGLPSAKPAGYGLPLPGVYAVWLMVVVALYPLCAWFAQLKRRRSEWWWSYL, from the coding sequence GTGAGCGTCAAATACGAAGCCCTCCGCGCGCCGTGGCCGCTGACATTGCCGGCGCGGCCCGCCCTCGATACCGCGACCAACGCCCGCCCGCGTCTCGATTCCATCGATCTGTTGCGCGGCCTCGTCATGGTGCTCATGGCGCTCGACCACACACGCGACTTTTTCGGCGCGAGCGGCATGAACCCGCGCGACGTCGCCGATCCGGCGCTCTTCCTGACGCGCTGGATCACCCACTACTGCGCGCCCATCTTCATATTGCTGGCCGGCACATCGGCTTACCTTTACGGCGCCCGCGGGCGCTCGACCGCCGAGATCAGCCGCTTCCTCATAACGCGCGGATTCTGGCTCATGGTGCTGGAGTTCACCGTCGTCCGGCTTGGCTGGACGTTCGACACGGGCCTCGATTTCTTCGTCACCCAGGTGATCTGGGCCATCGGCGCCTCGATGGTCGTGCTCGCCGGCCTCGTGTGGCTGCCGCGTGCCGCCATCGGCGCCATCGGCATCGCCATGATCGTTGGCCACAACGCGTTCGACGGCGTGACCGCGAGCGACATCGGTATGCACGGCTGGATCTGGAATTTCCTGCACGAGCCGAAGCTGCTCACGCTGGCGCCCGGCTCGCAGCTCTATGCGCTCTACCCGCTCATCCCCTGGGCCGGGGTCATGGCGGCCGGCTATGCGCTCGGGCCAGTCTTCCTGCTGGACGCCAAAGTGCGCCGTCGCCTGCTCCTCGACCTCGGCGCCGCCATCACAGTGGCGTTCGTTGTCCTGCGCCTCAGCAACGTCTACGGCGACCCGGCGCCCTGGGCCGTGCAGGACACCACGTTGTCGACCGCGCTGTCGGTGCTCAATGTCGAGAAGTATCCGCCCTCGCTGCTCTACTTGATGATGACGCTCGGGCCGGCGTTGATGCTGCTCGCCCTATTCGAGCGGGCGCGCGGCGACTTGGCGCAGTGGATCACCACTTTCGGCCGCGTGCCGCTCCTCTACTACGTGGCGCACATTTTCCTGATCCACGCGGCGGCCGTCGTCCTGGCGCTCGTGGTGATCGGCGATGCCGCGTGGCTGCTCGGCGGGCTGCCATCCGCCAAGCCAGCCGGCTACGGCTTGCCGCTGCCCGGCGTCTATGCCGTGTGGCTGATGGTGGTCGTCGCTCTCTATCCGCTGTGCGCCTGGTTCGCGCAGCTGAAGCGCCGCCGCAGCGAGTGGTGGTGGAGCTACCTCTAG
- the purN gene encoding phosphoribosylglycinamide formyltransferase — MSTAKKRVGILISGRGSNMMSLIAAARELDYPAEIVCVLSNRPEAEGLSKAAAAGIRTGAFDHKSYGSREGFEADLDKALRAAEVDIVACAGFMRKMTAGFVEGWRDRMINIHPSLLPSFRGLDTHARALEAGVKLTGCTVHVVRAELDAGPIIAQAAVPVLEGDTSERLAARVLEAEHTLYPHALSLLASGRAVVAGEIVQLPQGPINQAKPLYWPSIP, encoded by the coding sequence ATGAGCACAGCCAAGAAGCGAGTCGGCATCCTCATCTCCGGACGCGGCTCCAACATGATGTCGCTGATCGCCGCGGCGCGGGAGTTGGACTACCCGGCCGAGATCGTCTGCGTGCTGTCCAATCGGCCCGAGGCGGAGGGGCTGTCTAAGGCCGCGGCCGCGGGAATTCGCACGGGCGCTTTCGACCACAAGAGCTACGGCTCGCGCGAGGGCTTCGAGGCCGACCTCGACAAGGCCCTGCGTGCCGCCGAGGTGGACATCGTCGCCTGCGCCGGATTCATGCGGAAAATGACCGCCGGCTTCGTCGAGGGCTGGCGCGACCGGATGATCAACATCCACCCCTCGCTACTGCCGTCGTTCAGGGGCCTCGACACACACGCCCGCGCGCTGGAAGCCGGGGTCAAGCTGACAGGCTGCACGGTGCACGTCGTGCGCGCCGAGCTCGACGCCGGGCCGATCATCGCCCAGGCCGCCGTTCCGGTGCTCGAGGGCGACACCTCCGAGCGGCTCGCCGCCCGGGTGCTGGAGGCCGAACACACGCTCTATCCCCATGCACTTTCGCTTCTTGCCTCAGGCAGAGCCGTGGTGGCGGGCGAAATCGTTCAACTTCCGCAAGGCCCGATTAACCAAGCAAAACCATTGTATTGGCCATCCATCCCCTAA
- a CDS encoding SRPBCC family protein, whose product MSETRTVVVEREIPHPPEKIWRAPTQPHLIAEWLMQNDFKAAVGHRFNLRGNWGGVLDCEVLAVEPNRTLSYTWNFAHDDAAFNLQSVVAFTLTPTPTRTHLRMEQSGFRPEQKQAFGGAKAGWQQFFANLEQVLARTD is encoded by the coding sequence ATGAGCGAAACCCGCACCGTCGTCGTCGAACGTGAGATCCCTCATCCGCCGGAAAAGATCTGGCGCGCGCCCACGCAACCGCACCTGATCGCGGAGTGGCTCATGCAGAACGACTTCAAGGCGGCCGTAGGCCACCGCTTCAATCTTCGCGGCAACTGGGGCGGCGTATTGGACTGCGAGGTCCTCGCCGTCGAGCCGAACAGGACGCTCTCCTACACGTGGAATTTTGCGCACGACGACGCGGCCTTCAATCTGCAGAGCGTCGTGGCCTTTACGCTCACCCCGACGCCCACGAGGACGCATCTGCGGATGGAGCAGTCGGGCTTCCGGCCGGAGCAGAAGCAGGCGTTCGGCGGCGCCAAGGCGGGGTGGCAGCAGTTCTTTGCAAACCTGGAGCAGGTGCTGGCGCGGACGGACTGA
- a CDS encoding CDP-alcohol phosphatidyltransferase family protein: protein MNLPNLITLLRVILVPVVFWLLITGQTELAFILFIVAGISDAVDGYLAKTFGWQTELGAYLDPLADKLLLVSIFLALGVDGKLPLWLVVAVVSRDILIVAAVMLSWVLGNPVRIRPLIVSKANTVAQIVLAGTVLADEGFGLGLGWPRFVLVWLTGILTFASLAAYLLSWLRHMSGNESPDARG from the coding sequence TTGAACCTACCCAACCTGATCACCCTGCTGCGGGTGATCCTCGTGCCGGTCGTGTTCTGGCTGCTGATCACCGGCCAAACCGAGCTCGCCTTCATCTTGTTCATCGTCGCCGGCATCTCCGACGCGGTCGACGGCTACCTCGCCAAGACGTTCGGCTGGCAGACCGAGCTTGGCGCCTACCTCGATCCGCTCGCCGACAAGCTCTTGCTGGTCAGCATCTTTCTGGCGCTCGGCGTTGACGGCAAGCTGCCGCTCTGGCTGGTCGTCGCTGTCGTCTCGCGCGATATCCTCATTGTCGCGGCGGTGATGCTGTCGTGGGTGCTGGGCAACCCCGTGCGCATCCGCCCGCTCATCGTCTCCAAGGCCAACACCGTGGCGCAGATCGTCCTCGCCGGCACCGTGCTCGCCGACGAGGGCTTCGGTCTCGGGCTCGGCTGGCCGCGCTTCGTCCTGGTCTGGCTGACCGGCATTTTGACCTTCGCGTCGCTGGCTGCCTATTTGCTCAGCTGGCTGCGGCATATGTCGGGCAATGAATCGCCGGATGCACGCGGCTGA
- a CDS encoding ABZJ_00895 family protein, with amino-acid sequence MTSTPTSGEANLWPALITFSIAYMIVSAMVTAVLVYLDLNSNTGVSVAILIAATAAAAQKFVAGHGRALSRREQLRFALLATAASMLLSIVQMAVILPIYFSAAELPQLADETRAWVAANVGLVAFIAIFVVGVFFAVLYFASGGFSRMFAKRLATGEPT; translated from the coding sequence ATGACGAGCACGCCCACCTCCGGCGAAGCCAATCTCTGGCCGGCGCTGATCACGTTTTCGATCGCCTATATGATCGTGTCGGCGATGGTGACCGCGGTGCTGGTCTACCTGGACCTCAATTCCAATACGGGCGTGTCGGTCGCCATCCTGATCGCCGCCACCGCAGCGGCTGCACAGAAGTTCGTCGCCGGCCACGGGCGCGCGCTGTCGCGCCGCGAGCAGTTGCGCTTTGCGCTCCTGGCGACGGCCGCGTCGATGCTCTTGAGCATCGTGCAGATGGCCGTGATTCTGCCCATCTACTTCAGCGCCGCCGAGCTGCCGCAGCTGGCCGACGAAACGCGGGCATGGGTGGCTGCCAACGTCGGGCTCGTGGCCTTCATCGCCATCTTCGTCGTCGGGGTGTTCTTTGCCGTTCTCTATTTCGCGTCGGGAGGGTTCTCGCGCATGTTCGCCAAGCGCCTGGCGACGGGCGAACCGACCTGA